In Lepus europaeus isolate LE1 chromosome 19, mLepTim1.pri, whole genome shotgun sequence, the genomic window AGGTGAGCACAGATCCCTAGGGCTGCAGGGAAGGGGACGTGGGTGCCCCACTGTCTTACAGCCACACACACCACGCACTAATGAGGCACCGGCTGTGAACGTACTTGCCAAGTTCCCCCAGTCGCCGCTGAGGTCAGTTCTGAACGATGTTTATTTTCAGGCAGCAAAcgaaggcacagagaagttaagtcaCTTGTCGCAGGTCCCTCGGCTACAGGTAGGTAAGTCTGCATTCAGACTCCACGTGGACTCTGGGTCCATGCGCTGCTCCCGTGGGGCgtgaggagcagggagggagcacacGGCGCTAGAGGCCACTCCACAAGGCCCGCCCCAGGTTGGCGGTGATGCCGACCCACTCTGGCAGGAAGGCGGCCTCGGGCTTAAAGACCAGGCGGAAGGGTGAATCGGGCGCGGTGTAGTTGGCCAGGTAGACGGTGTCCCCGCCGGCCAGGTAGGCGGCCCAGATCCCGAAGGTGCCGATGGTCATGACGGTGTGGTTACACTGCGTGAGCAGCGCAAAGTCCTTGGCCGGCGAGCCCTCGAGGCCATTGCCCGCGAACACCACGTCCCCGCGGGAGGCGTCCATGTTCTCCCGGCACCAGGCCATGCCGTTGCTGGTGACCACGAACACCGGGGAGCGGTAGCGGGCCCGGAACCAGCCCAGCGCCTGCTCCAGGTAGCCGCGGTCGGCCACCACGCCCTTCCACACCTGAGGCATGACGCGCACGTAGTCGCCCCGGCGCACGTGCACCCCCACGAAGGTGCTCGGCCGGCTGCCGTTCACCCGCAGCCCCCGCAGGAAGGCCTGGGCCTCTTCCCGCACGTGGTCGTGCAGCGTGAACTCCCGCAGGATCTCGGGGTGCAGGTGGTGGTAGAAGGTCCAGGAGCAGGGGTAGCCCGTGAGGCGCACGTAGGGCGCGGGGATGTGGCGGTAGCGCTCCTCCATCCAGTCGTTGAGGTGGTAGTTCTGCCAGGGGACCCTGCTGGCCGTGCTGCTGTGCAGCACCGGGAGGCTGATGCGGAAGATGggggccagcgtgctgtgcaTCTGGGCCGGGATGTAGGCGGGCCGCCCGTTCTCCTTGGCCAGGGCGTACAGCGTGGCGTACTCGCCCATCTGGTTCCCCAGGCGGCCCATGGCGTTGATGGTCCACATGCCCTCCCGGGGTAGGTGTTGGGGGACCACGACCACACGGGCGGAATATGCCCAGGGAGCCGGCACCAGAGCCAGGCGCTGGTGGCAGTGGAAAACAGTGGATACCACAAAGATGGTGAACAGGAAGTAGATGGTGGAGATGGACGGGTGGGTGGCCCTCAATCTCTTGGTGGCTGTGGGAGGACAGAGGACATAGTCAGGAGCGAATctcattcttctttttatttattcatttatttagttgaaaggcagagttacacagagagagagggaaagacagagagaggtcttctacctgttggttcacttcccaagtggctgcaatggctgaggctgtgctaggctgaagccaggggcttcatccgcctttcccaggcgggtgcagaggcccaaggacttgggccaaccttcgctgctttcccaggccatcagcagggagctggatcagaagtggagcagttgggactcaaaccagtggccatacCAGGCGCCGGTGCCGCAGACAGGGGCTTCACCCAggacaccacaacaccagccccgtgaCCCTCATCCTTCTAccgctcactcactcactcaatcCACCCAGCAACCTAGTAAGTGCCAGGGAGGCCTAAGGGTGAGGCCTGGGCCATTCTGCCTGGCCTgagtgctggccccactcctcTCCagtgctgtgtgactttggacagGTTATGGCACTCTCGGAGTCTCTGTTCCCTCACCTAACGGCTCAGAGAGGACCTGTGACCAGCTGGGACCATTTGAAAGTGCCAATATTCAACCATTATTGCGCCTATACcactttgccatttttttttaaaagatttatttatttgaaaagcagacaacatacagagagagaaagatacagaaagagagacagagacagagagagagagggtaagagaTTGATCTTggacccactggtccactccccaaatggccacaacagtcagggtggGGCCAagccccaaagccaggaaccagatctccatccgggtctcccacatgggtggcacccCCCACTCTACGGACCTCGCAGGGCTGCGGCGTCCCATCGctgacacccacccccaccctacgGACCTCGCAGGGCTGCGGCGTCCCATCGCTgacgcccacccccaccctacgGACCTCGCAGGGCTGCGGCGTCCCATCGCTgacgcccacccccaccctacgGACCTCGCAGGGCTGCAGAACTGAATGCCGCAAATCTGGAACATTCTCCACTCAGTGCCTAGCACGCAGGAAATGCCCTCTGTGCGTTGTCAGAGACACTCTCAGAAGATCTGcctgcagccagtgctgtgccgggGCAGGGAAGGTGCGGAGAACGAGAGGCAAGCACCCTTGGTCCAGTGAAGGTGGGCCAGGGCACCCCTGCACGTGGCATTGATCTCCCTGTGCCTCAGCCTTCTCCTCCGGGAAATGGGATcagccacagcacctgcagccACGCGGCTATTTCCCGTCACTGCCGGCGGGTGGGCCAGGCTCGTGGATTTTTCTCCTGTGGCTGCTCTGGCCCATCAGACATGACAGTGGCGCGTGCCCATTTTGGGACTGGCAGGCCCTGCTTCCTTCTTCCACAACATTCTCTGTGTGCTACTGCGTCAAGCTGGATAGCTTCAGCTCTCCCATGAGGTCTGCGATGAGCCCTTCTCCCAGGAGGGACAAACAATCCACACCCCACACAGCCCTCGCAGCCCACGGAGGACAACCCCATGCCCTTCAGCCGCCTTCCAGCGGCGCCCCTCGCCTGCCCTCTGTCACTGGACCCCGCGAGGGCTTGGGAGCAGCCTTGGGGTCTGGGTGTGTGCACTCCTGGGGCCTCCCTGCGTGGCGGTGCCAGTGCCTCTGTCCCCGGACCCTGGAGCTGTTTCCAGGCTGCCTCTCTGCGGCCTGCAGGAACGTGCCCGGCACGTTTCTGTGTGGATGTTTTCAGCTCACTCGAGCACCTCCCCGGGGCAGAACTGCTGTGCCGGGCTGGCTGAGCCATGCCAGGAACTGGCCCCTTCCAGGGCCCGCCACAGCCGAGGAGGCTCTGAGCCCCCGCCCCAGCCGTCACTCGCCATCATCCCTCTGACCCCAGTGGGTTTGCAGCCAAATGTCCACGAGGGGCCCAGCTGACTCTGCCTGGGGCGACCAGGCTCCGGGCTGTGAACCGGCTCCACCCAGTCCTCCTTCAGGGACGCTTCACACCCAGACCCGGGCCGTCCCCCTCAGTCCCCAGCACAGCCTCgtctgctctccctgcccctgtcTGTTCACCCGACCCGCAGTACCCTGTGGTCTGCCCACGGCGGGTCCAGTGCCTACAACTCAGTGGAAGAATGGAGCTGTGCCCCCAGCTCATGGGACCTTGCCGCACCCCTGCCggctgtccccctccccctcccctgccccctaaCCAGCTCCCATCCTCGGCGCTTGATTAATCTGGCCCTTCCAGGAACTCAGCACGCCTGGGTCCTCCCTGAACGCCTGGCTCTCCACCTGGCCCCAccaagggcagctgggacagcgTGGGCGACAGcacccctccccacacccaggcGGACGACAAACCCCACGGTCAACGCTccgtttttaaaaagtgaattaagTCTAcccgctcccccccaccccagcaagcTGGGGAAAGCTGTCACACTGCCCGCCCACTTTAGGGTCCCGCCACGTGGGGGACAAGTCGAGCTCCCCAGCCAGCCAGAGCCCCCAGCAGGTCCCAGAGCCGGGGCAGGCGAGCAGAGCGGGGGGGCCCTGGTCACTGTCAGGGCGTGGCTGGAGCAGCGCACGGGCTCACGCAGGCCTCTGCTGCCATCTCCAAACCCTTACTAAATTCCGAAAGCTCCCCCGTCCCCGGCAGTGGCCATCAGTCCCAGGCCCGGAAGCCACGGTCAGGAACACCTGGGGCTGGCGGCCGCTCAGCGCCCCCACTCCTTATCAGACATTTCCCAGCACAGGGTGGCAAACTCCAACATGTGCTGAACTCGCCTGGGGACAGCGCCTGGCCTGAAAGGACCTGTGGCCTTTGGTACACTTCACTCCCCTGGTGCCTCTGCTGCCGGGATGCTGACACACACGATGCCGGGTCGTGGCTGGGACTTGTCCCGGCTGCCAGGTGATGTGCGGGCCACCCGCCCCGCGACAGAGCCGACACggctcactcccctcccccacgaaGGCACCtgtaacagatgaggaaaccaaggggCAGAGAGGCAGCGCCTGGACATGAACCCAGACAGCGCCGTCCGAGTCTGCAGGGCCCCGAGATTCCTCCCGTAAGTCCTGGGGGCACAGCAGTCCCCCAGTTCCCCTCAGACACACCCTTGTGGGGGACCTGCCCTGGTCACGGGGCCAGTGATTACGtgaagcccagagctgggggtggCATCGTCTAAGCCCCAGAGGCGGCTCGCTGGCAGGCCCTCCCCGCTCTGGGGCACTGTGGGAGCAAAGGTCCCCAGTTCCCAACTTGGGGAACCGTCtccaccctcccttccccacccccaggcacccTCAGGGCTGATAAGAAGCAAAAGACAGGAACCCCAGGGCCAGCATGACTACAGCTCTGCTGGCCACTACCTGGAAACACTCAGGcctcctgccagccccagccccttagCTACTTAAGTCTACAACCCACCCCGCTTCCTGCAGGGGGCGCTCGCTCAGGGCCTGTGGCCTGGATGAGAGCTGGGATCCTGTAGGATGCCCCAGCCCCAACaccccacgcccccaccccttTGTCTTGCAGCTCACCCCGCATCGCCTCATGAACTCCTGTCTTCCAAATCCGACATCTTCACCCCACTCCAGCCAAATCGTGGTGCCCGAGGGTCACCTggggccccacccccaggacagtgggtctccagctctgggcACCACAGGCCGCACCGCAGCGGACACCACACCCCAGAGGCACTGCTGTTCTCTGCAACACAGGCCTGGAATGTCCTTTTCCCAAAGCCATGGGGACTCTGACAGCGACATTTGTGAGGACGTCCCGTGCAGGCCGCTGGCCGCTGGGGAGGCCACCTCCGGGCAGGGCCTCACTCTCTGGGGTCCTGCTTTCTCCCTTGGCCACTGGAGCCACCGAGGCCGAGTGTTCTCTCTGTAGAGCCTCCCCCACCCTCTTAGGAGGCTACTGGGGTCTTTGGGCTTCCCAGCGGCTGCTCCGGTCCTTCCAGGGCTTGAAAGCGACTGACCCTAACCCACAGCTGACAAAAGCCTCCGGGTCAGGGGAGGGGCTGGTTTGGGGTCAGGTAAACGCCCCATCTCAGCGTGAGcggccctgacccagccccaggtcaGCCCCTCCCACGTCTCCTCCACCACCCGTGGTGGGTCTGAGCCTCCCCCTCAGGATCCGAGTGGGAATGCGGCACAGACCCCAGCCTCAGGACCCCTGGCCCCCGTCCACCCCATCCTACCTGCCCGGAGCCTCCTCGGCCAGCTCGCTGGGGGCTGTTGGGCGGCAGCACTGCCAGGGGCGACCGCTCTCATGTCCCACGGGGTCCGGGTGGTGTGGCTGCCAGGGGTCCCTGTGGGGAGAGCAGAGCTGCGGTTGGCGAGGGGATTGGAGGGGGGGCGGTGGTGTTGGATTCTGCAGCCTCGGCTCTGAGCTCCCGCCCAGAACCCCCACTAGCCTGGGGCCTGAGAACAGCCACTCGCCACTCGCCACTCCCTCCGGAGAGCCCACCGGAGCTCCTGCGGGAAGACGCGCGCGCGTGGGATCCGACTGCGGGGCGCTCTCTCCAGGGTGCAGGTTTGGCCAACGCCAGGCGCctgaaggctggggtgggggtgcatgCCAAGAGCCGGGACAGAAGCCCGGGCTGCAGCCGGCCCACTGTCCGCTGGGAGGGTGGCTGCCCCTTCACTCAGGGGTGGGCTCACGGGGCCCAGCACGGGTAGGGCTGGGGGTTCAGCCATGGGCTCCTtggtgggcaggggctggtgtcCGGGCCCCCTCAAACCCTGTGGGACTCAGCCCGGTTCCTCAAGGTGCTAAGGGCAGAGAGTCGCACTGCTGAACTATCCCGCAAGAGAGAAACGGGGCATGGGAGGGGGGTTCCCTAATGAGGCTGGACTGAGGGCCTGGCCAACGCCCGCGGCCTGAGCACAAAATGGCGCCAGGCTCCTGGGGGAAGGCGGGGGGCCATGCCTGTTTGGGCTGCACGTGGCAATGGCAGTGGGGACACACGGACTGTGTCCCCCCAGGCACCGGTCCTGGGGTAGATTCTGAGTCAGGGCCTCAGAGGGGACTGAGAGAAGCCCCCAAGGTCCCTAGTCCTGAGTGACGACCTCCCTGGGAGCTGCTGGCTGGGGAGGGAACATGGCGGGCAGCTCAGGGCCAagtccctcctggctcctgccacccccgggGCCTGGGCATCTGTCACCCACCCCGTCCcactctcccttcctgcctctctgctctccctcccgACCCACCACCCTCCACATCTGCTCCCCCATCTGTCAGGGCCCTGCGGCCCAGGGCAGGACATGGGCCCAGGTGATGAGGAAGCCACGGGAACCTCACTCAGGGCCCtcacacccccagccccacaggaACCCAGACATCTGCCCTCCGACCCCACGGGGCTCTGCTGAACTGCTCCCCAGCCGTTAGGGGCCCTACTCTCTGGCCTTGCACCTGGGTGGGAAAGGGTTAAGggtggagggctgggggtgggtggcaggagggaggaggcagggttgTTTGGTGATAATCCCCCTCCGTGCCCAGGGTGTGGAGAACAAGGTTAGGGCCCCACGTGGGAAACGGCCTGTGCTCTGATCCCGTGGGCCGGGGCCTCAGCCTCTCGCCTCTGATCCCCCGCGGTACCGCCAggcctgccctccctccaggGGGCCCCTGGCCGTCTGTTGTCCACAGCTCCCTTGCCCATCTCTcagcccacctgcctgcccctccacaaGGATCACAGAGCCCGGTTCCCCCCTCCCTGAGGACTGCGGACCCCCGACTTCCTGTCTGGCCCCTCCCTAGGCCCAGGTCCCCCTGCCTTCGCTGCCATGGCCGCTGCCccattctctgtgtctttgtcgcctgtctgcagcccctcccctggccagCAGGACTGCGTCTCTCCCCTCTCCGGGTCTCTGCCTCTGGTGCAGCCCCCGTGccctctccccagggcccctgccctcgACTCTGACGGATACCTCTGGGGTGCTAAGCTACGGATTAGTTCAGGCAAAATTCTCGATTTTGCCTGCGTTCCTGCCCCTCTGGGTTATGTAAACAGTAATTCTCCCCAGATGGAACTATTTTCCTCGCTTCGGAGCCGCTGCTGCCAGGGGGcttgggcggggctggggtgggaagcGGGGGCTCCACAGTCCCAACCTGGCCACCTCTTCTCTGCAGGTGCGGGCCCTGCCGTGACATGACCGTGACCTTTGCCTTCTTGCTCCTCCTGGGCCAGGCCGCGGGGGACCCATGCTACGACCCAGGGGGCCGCCCCCGCTTTTGCCTCCCACCAGTGACCCAGCTGGCCAGGGGCACAGCAGCCTCCTGCCCACAGGCCTGCGCCCTCTCGCAGGGGACTGGCCTCAGCCCCAGGGCCATGTGCAATGGCAGCCTGACCCTGGCGCTGGGTGGCCCCTTCCTCCTGACATCTGTCAGCCTCCGCTTCTGCACCCCGGGACCCCCGGCTCTCGTCCTCTCTGgtgcctgggctgctgggggTCCCTGGAGGCTGCTGTGGCGCAGACCTGCCTGGTCTGGGGCCTTAGGGGGCCCGGAGAGGGTAACCTTCCGCTCCCCACCGGGCCCTAAGGCCAGGGTGGTGGCCAGTCACCTCCGCGTGGAggtggggggctgggcggggctggctgCGGCCGGGGTGAGAGGCCGCTGCCAGTGCCATGGCCATGCCGCCCGCTGCGCTGCCCGTGCCCAGCCCCCACGCTGCCGCTGCCGCCATCACACCACTGGCCCAGGGTGCGAGAGCTGCCGCCCATCCCACCGAGACTGGCCCTGGCGGCCTGCCACGCCCCGGCACCCTCACCCTTGCCTGCGTGAGTGCTGGGCCCTATTCCCCCCGacactggcctagccctgggtgcTTGGTCCCCACGGTGGGGGCAGGGtgccctcttccctccccacagTTTGCTCAGGCTTCTCTCCCCACTCttctcagtcctggctgcccctcactCCCCCCACAGCCTCCTGATCCCCTCAGCTGCCCGCAGTGACAAAGATGACAATGGCCCCAGcaccctgcccagggcctgcctgTTGGAGCTTGGGGTGTTTACTGAACAGTTTTAGGGGAACAGGCAGCCAGCGATTCCTGACGCCTCCAACCAGCCCCATGGGAAAAGCATTTGGTTATGAAACACAGATTTATGGGCCGCCTGTGTGGTGAGCAGGGACCATCACcaggcccattttacagatgggaagatGGAGGCTCGAGTTCAAAAATCCCTTGCACAAGGACAGACCATGGCTGCGTTAGCAGGGCCAGGATCTGAGCCCAGGAAGCCATGTTCTGGGGTCTCTGCTCGTCCTGTGGGGcggagggcaggagggcagccTCGCACCTCAGCTTGCACCCTGCTCCTCTGCCTGTTGGCTCTGAGGCCTTGGCCAGCGACACGACCTCTCTGTGCCCAGTTCCTGCCTTGCACAGTGGGGACAGTAGCAGCGCTTCCTTTGCAGACAGATGTGCAAACTCAGCGAGCCAACAACACAAGGCCCTCAGAGCCCAGTGCAGGGCCTGGCATCAAAGCCGGCTCCCTAGAGAAAACACTGTC contains:
- the LOC133748256 gene encoding galactoside alpha-(1,2)-fucosyltransferase 2 encodes the protein MRAVAPGSAAAQQPPASWPRRLRAATKRLRATHPSISTIYFLFTIFVVSTVFHCHQRLALVPAPWAYSARVVVVPQHLPREGMWTINAMGRLGNQMGEYATLYALAKENGRPAYIPAQMHSTLAPIFRISLPVLHSSTASRVPWQNYHLNDWMEERYRHIPAPYVRLTGYPCSWTFYHHLHPEILREFTLHDHVREEAQAFLRGLRVNGSRPSTFVGVHVRRGDYVRVMPQVWKGVVADRGYLEQALGWFRARYRSPVFVVTSNGMAWCRENMDASRGDVVFAGNGLEGSPAKDFALLTQCNHTVMTIGTFGIWAAYLAGGDTVYLANYTAPDSPFRLVFKPEAAFLPEWVGITANLGRALWSGL